A segment of the Allosaccharopolyspora coralli genome:
TCTAACTCGGCGCGGGACAACGACCCGGGCAATCGGCCGTAGGCCGCGGCTTGCTCATCGGACAGGAACTCAACGGGCAACGCAGTGCCTCCTGCTGCTTACACCGCCCACCGTGGCGGAACTGCGGCGTACCTCAGCAGCAGCCAGCAACCAAGGTCAACTCGTAAACCAGCAGGTCACGGCTTAGCGCCAGTTTCCGTTCCGATGTTCCTCAAGCCCCAATCCGCTGCTGGCCCGGTGTGGTACTCGATTCCGACGCCCACAACTGCGGGCGTTCCTCCGTCACGGTGCTCACCGGCTCGCCCCTTCGGTGACCTCGAAGCCCGCCGCCTCGATCCGCTCAGCCAGCACGGCATGATCGGCCAACTCCGGACCGACGCGCACCTGCACGTGGCCGCTGTGGTGGTCGGCACTCACGTCCCGCACACCGTCCACGCGGCCCAGCACCGTGGCGATGCGCTGCTCACACCCCGCACACGACATCC
Coding sequences within it:
- a CDS encoding heavy-metal-associated domain-containing protein, whose protein sequence is MRADDDNRRSHRENEIMDTVELQVTGMSCAGCEQRIATVLGRVDGVRDVSADHHSGHVQVRVGPELADHAVLAERIEAAGFEVTEGASR